From the Sphingobacteruim zhuxiongii genome, the window GATTCACAAACCATATTCTCCAATACAACGGCACCAGCAGCAATAATTACATTCGATTCAATGTGCGCTAAATCCATCACAATAGCGCCCATACCAACCAAAACATAATCATCAATCTTACAGCCGTGTACAATGGCATTATGACCAATATTAACGTAATTACCTATATCAGTACCATTCCTCAAATACGTACCGTGTATAGTTACATTATCTTGAATATTTGAATACTCCCCTATTCTAATATAGTTCACATCTCCGCGTATCACGGCATTAAACCAAACAGAACAATGGGCACTGATATGAACATCTCCCACAATGGTAGAATTAGGCGCTATAAAGCACTCCTCCCCTATTGAAGGGTATTTATCTAAAACCGGTAAAATAATAGCCATAAACCCTTTAAATTACTATAAAACAGTATCTTTTAGCAAATCCGCATGATTCGGATGATCTGTCGTATAATGCAGCCCTCTACTTTCATTACGAAGTGTAGCAGATTTAACAACTAAATAAGCCACTTGAATAACATTTCTTAATTCACACAGTTTAACGGATAACTTTGTATTCTTATAAAAAGACTCCGTCTCCTCATGCAGCAAACCTAATCTACGCATCGCCCGCTCCAGTCTAAAATCAGAACGCACAATACCTACATAATCACTCATCAGCTTCTGTGTTTCACGGAGATTATGGGTTACTAATATATCCTCATTAGACAACGCAGTATTCGACTCGTCCCAAGACGGAATACCATCTTGAAAATCTAAACCGGAAAATATAGCACTAGCATTTAAGAAAATACGGTGAGCATAAACTGCAGCCTCGAGTAACGAATTGGATGCCAAACGATTAGCACCATGAAGCCCAGTAGATGAGCATTCACCACATGCATATAGATTCTTTATAGAAGTCGCGCCAAATTGATCAACCAAAATTCCACCGCATAAATAATGGGCAGCTGGAGAAACAGGAATAAAATCCTTGGTCATATCTATCCCTACGGACAAACACTTCTCATAGATATTAGGAAAATGTGATAATATATCAGCCTTCGAACGGTGTGTAATATCTAAATAAACATAATCTAGACCAGACTTCTTCATTTCTGCATCTATAGCGCGAGCTACAATATCACGAGGCGCTAAAGAAGCGCGTTCATCATACTCCTCCATGAACGAGTCACCATTAGCCCTACGTAATACACCACCGAATCCACGGACTGCTTCAGAAATCAAAAATGCGGGATACTCTCGGGGGTTATATAAAGCTGTCGGATGAAATTGTATAAACTCCATATTTCGAACTTTACCTTTAGCTCGGTAAACCATAGCAATACCATCACCAGTAGCAATTGTTGGATTTGTTGTGGAAGAATAAACATGTCCTGCACCACCTGTAGCCATTAATGTTACCTTTGCTAACACTTTTTCCACATTCTTTGTAAGCGTATTTAGCGCATAAATACCAAAACAAGTGATATTCTCAGAACGTTTATCCACATGCTCCCCGAGATGATGTTGAGTAATTAAATCAACAGCAAAATAATGAGTCAATATTTCGATGTTAGGATGAGCATGAATTTTTTCCAATAAGGCACGTTCAATCTCATAACCCGTAATATCCTTATAATGAAGTATTCTATGCATGGAATGCCCGCCCTCTTTTGCCAAATCAAACTCACCAGAATCCTCTTTATCAAAGGAAGTACCGTAAGCTATTAACTCAGCAATGCGATCAGGCCCCTCTTTAACCACGTTTTCCACAACTTGTGGATCGCATAAACCGTCACCCGCTATCAATGTATCTTGAATATGCTTTTCAAAACTGTCAGTCTCGTCAGTTACAACGGCAACTCCACCTTGCGCATATTTCGTATTCGACTCATCCTCATTGGCTTTCGTAACAATAAGGACTTTTCCGAGTGCCGCTGCTTTTAGTGCAAAACTCAAACCTGCTATCCCAGAACCTACCACCAAAAAATCTACTTTTCTATCCAGCATGTATAATCAACTATTATTCTAATTAGGAATCAACAAATTAACAAATAATGTGCAAAACATGTAAATAAGAAGTGAATTAAAATTGAAAACTATTTATTATTCCACATTCAACATCTTTTACACACAAGTATTACCGAAATATTAAGAGAATATCACGTATATATTAACAACTCTCCACAGAAATAAAACTCACAATAAAATATGGAAAAAATAAAGCCGGAAAAAAATAAGAATTGTAAATCAGGACTTAAGCCCTAAAATACTGTGGAGAAAATGTGGAAAAACACATAATAACGAAGAAATAAAACTGAAAATTCTAAACTTATCCCCATTTTCCACACACTAATAAACAACAAGATTCTCTTTTATATAAAATATTATGATTTATTGAAAAAAGGGAATGTGGATTTCGTTTCGATTTCTTTCTTTACTTTTGTGCTATTGATGAGTCAAAGAAATCAGTTTACTTAGAAAAGCAAATGAACACAAGTTTTGAACAAGACCTTTCGGCAAAAGGATTTATTGATGTTGCAGTTGATCCGACGATTGATTTAGTCGCTGAAATCAATCGATTGAAAAAGGAAAAGAATGCTGTTATCCTAGCACATTACTATCAAGATTCTGAAATTCAAGATCTTGCAGATTATATTGGAGATAGTTTAGGGCTGTCTCAACAAGCAGCGAAAACTGATGCAGACGTGATTGTATTTGCTGGAGTTCATTTCATGGCGGAAACAGCAAAGATACTTTCTCCTTCAAAAAAGGTTCTTCTTCCGGATTTAAAAGCTGGATGTTCGTTATCTGATAGTTGTCCACCACATCTATTCGCAAAATTTAAAGAAAAATATCCAGACCATTTGGTTATCACCTATGTGAACTGTACAGCTGAATTAAAAGCATTGTCGGATATCGTATGTACGTCTAGCAACGCTGTTCAAATTGTAGAAAGTTTACCAGCTGATCAAAAGATAATATTCGGACCTGATCGTAACTTAGGGGCTTACGTAAAGAAAAAAACCGGTAGAGATCTGGTCTTATGGAATGGTGCTTGTATGGTTCATGAGATTTTTTCTCAAGAGCGAATTGATGCTTTGCGACAAGAGTATCCTCATGCTAAATTTATTGCGCATCCAGAATGTGAAGATCATATTTTAGCGCAAGCTGATTATATTGGTTCAACTTCTGGGATGTTGAAATATACGATTGAAGATCCTACAGATACCTACATTGTAGCTACCGAATCGGGAATTCTTCACCAAATGCAGAAGTCTAGCCCTTCGAAGACTTTTATACCTGCGCCACCAAACAATATGTGCGCATGTAATGATTGTCCTCACATGAAATTAAATACGTTGGAAAAGCTATATAATTGTCTTTACTATGAGCAACCAGAAATTATTCTTCCAGAGGATATTATTGCTCGAGCGCAGAAGCCAATTGAGAGAATGTTAGAAATTTCAGCGAAGTTAGGTTTATAAGAAAATATATGTTCGATAATAAAGAAAAAACAAACCTCAGTGAATTAGGCGAGTTTGGATTAATAAAACATCTAACCAGTCATATTGAGCTAAAAAATGAATCCTCAGTTAAAGGGATTGGTGACGATGCTGCTGTATTAGATTTTAAGGAATATAAAACCCTAATTTCTACGGATTTATTGCTAGAAAACGTACATTTTGATCTTCGTTATGTCCCACTTAAACATTTGGGATATAAGGCAGTACAAGTTAATTTATCGGATATCTACGCGATGAATGGAATTGCTTCTCAAGTGACTATTTCTATTGGAATGTCTTCAAAATTTCCTTTAGAAGCAATAGAAGAATTATACCAAGGAGCTTTGATCGCTTGTGAGAAATTCAATGTAGATCTTATAGGTGGAGATACATCGACTTCTTCCCAGGGACTTGTTATATCTGTTACAAGTATTGGTTATGCTAAAGAAGCTGAGATAGCCTACCGTTCTGGTGCAAAGGAGGGTGATTTAATTTGTGTTTCTGGTGATTTAGGAGCCGCATATGTAGGTTTACAACTACTGGAAAGAGAGAAGCAAATTTTCTTGGAAAACCCTAATATTCAGCCTGATCTAGAAGGTAAAGACTATATTGTTGAGCGTCAGTTGAAGCCGGAAGCACGCCGAGATGTCATCGAATTATTTCGTTTCTTAAACGTGAAACCTAACGCTATGATGGATATTTCTGACGGCTTAGCTTCTGATTTATTTCATATTTGCGATGCCTCTAAATTAGGTTGTAAGCTTTTTGAAGAGAAGATTCCAATTGATCCTATGACCTACGAAACTGCCAGAGAATTTGGATTAGATCCTACAGTTTGCGCACTTAGTGGCGGGGAAGATTATGAGCTTCTTTTTACTGTTCCTCAAAGCGAATATGACAAAGTTAAAAATCAGTTGGATATTTCTATTATTGGTTATATGACAGCTGAAAGCGAAGGAAAGCAATTAATTTCTAAATCTGGAAACGTACATGAGCTAAAAGCTCAGGGATGGAATGCGTTTTCATAGATATTAAGAATCGTAATATTTTTAAAAAGCCGCTTAGTAATATTTCTAAGCGGCTTTTTTTATCATTAATCACTAAATTAATTTCATATTCTTTACTTTTTTCAATAGATCTATGGTGTTATCACATGAAGTTTTATGCAATAAATTTTTTCGATGTGTTCTGACTGTATGAATGCTAATAAAAAGCTTCTCAGCTATTTGTTCTGAATTGTACGCTTGATCTAATAAGGCGAGTATTTCTAATTCCCTTTTAGTTAATTGGAATTTTTGAGGGCTACTTAATACATTTTCTTCCTGTACGTTATAAACAGATTCCAAGCCTTCGATATCTATAAAGTGTAATTCAGATTCGAGCGTAGTCTTAATCGTAGAAATATCGATATGTTGAATCAACGTTTTTAAAACGCAGGCATCATTTAGCTCGTAAGCAACAGTTTGCTGCATCACGCGGATATAAGATCCAGATTTTTTTCTAACCCGATAATCATGGACTATCTTAAATCTCGTTTGTTTGGCTAAAGGTGTATTTAAACAGAATTTAAGTGCTAATTTTTCATGGGAAATAAAAGTAGGTAGATCTTCTGGATGAATAATTCCAAAGAAATCTTCCATCGTAAATAGGTTTGTATCATATCCCAATACTCGATTGAAGTCCTCTGAAAAAGAAACTATTTTGGTGTTTACACAGTCCAAAATGAAGTAATAGCTATCTAACTTTAGTGCTATATTATCATTAAAAAGACGACTATCTTGTTTGCTCAATTCTTCCAACAGAGATTCAGCAGACTTTACTAATTCCTTCCAGCTCAATAGTTAATAATTTGGTTATCAAATATAAGCAATAGTGTTTATTAAAGTATAACCGTTTCTGTATTTAGTTTTTAAGGGTTTTAAGCTACGGAAGTCCTATTGTTTTTACTGAAAGTTTATCGTTCTATTTTTGAGTTCTATTGTTTTGTATATCCAGTTAAAATTGATGAATTTTAGAATGGATAAAATAATATCTTATAGATATTTATTAATAATATTAATTGTATAGATCTAATAATCAATTGTCTTTTTTTTAATTGATTATTAGATCTTTAATAGTTATAATATCTAAGATAATGATCGTGTAATATGATAATTATAAGGTTTTTATTTTATCTAATATTAGTTGATAATTTATCTTAATTAACTTGTAATATAGTATGTATTCTAGGTTTGAATAACGCCTAATTTATAATCTTGAATATTGGGATTATGCGTTGCTGCTTCAATACCCATCGATATTATTTTACGAGTCTCTGCGGGATCAATAACGCCATCTACCCATAGTCGGGATGCAGCATAATATGGACTGAGCTGTTCGTTATATTTTTGCTCAATATCGTTCAGTAATTTGTTTTTATCCTCTTCACTAAGCGTAATATTTTTAGATTTTAGTGTGGCCTCTTGTATTTGTAATAATGTTTTGCCTGCCGATGCTCCACTCATTACAGCTATCTTGGCAGTTGGCCAAGCATATATTAATCTTGGATCATATGCTTTGCCACACATAGCATAATTTCCTGCGCCATAACTATTACCAAGGATAAAGGTAAATTTAGGTACCACAGAATTGGCCATTGCATTTACCATTTTTGCACCGTCTTTGATAATTCCACCATGCTCAGCTCTCGAGCCAACCATAAATCCAGATATATCTTGGAAGAAAACCAGCGGTATTTTTTGCTGATTACAGTTCATAATAAATCGAGCGGCTTTATCAGCTGAATCAGAATATATTACTCCTCCCATTTGCATTTCAGTAGAGTTCCCTGGTTTCTTCGCTTTTACCACTTCTCTTTGATTAGCCACAATGCCTACTGCCCAGCCATCAACACGAGCTAGCGCACAAATTAATGTCTTTCCGTAATCTTTTTTATACTCCTCAAGACTTCCCTTATCGACAATACTCTTCAAAACCTCTAACATGTTATAAGGCTTTAAACGGTCTTCGGGAAAGTAGTCATATAATTGGTTTATTGAATACTCTGGAG encodes:
- a CDS encoding gamma carbonic anhydrase family protein, with the translated sequence MAIILPVLDKYPSIGEECFIAPNSTIVGDVHISAHCSVWFNAVIRGDVNYIRIGEYSNIQDNVTIHGTYLRNGTDIGNYVNIGHNAIVHGCKIDDYVLVGMGAIVMDLAHIESNVIIAAGAVVLENMVCESGYLYAGVPAKKIKPLTSEQLDLLKRLPHNYVLYSSWFNNQDNS
- the nadB gene encoding L-aspartate oxidase, producing the protein MLDRKVDFLVVGSGIAGLSFALKAAALGKVLIVTKANEDESNTKYAQGGVAVVTDETDSFEKHIQDTLIAGDGLCDPQVVENVVKEGPDRIAELIAYGTSFDKEDSGEFDLAKEGGHSMHRILHYKDITGYEIERALLEKIHAHPNIEILTHYFAVDLITQHHLGEHVDKRSENITCFGIYALNTLTKNVEKVLAKVTLMATGGAGHVYSSTTNPTIATGDGIAMVYRAKGKVRNMEFIQFHPTALYNPREYPAFLISEAVRGFGGVLRRANGDSFMEEYDERASLAPRDIVARAIDAEMKKSGLDYVYLDITHRSKADILSHFPNIYEKCLSVGIDMTKDFIPVSPAAHYLCGGILVDQFGATSIKNLYACGECSSTGLHGANRLASNSLLEAAVYAHRIFLNASAIFSGLDFQDGIPSWDESNTALSNEDILVTHNLRETQKLMSDYVGIVRSDFRLERAMRRLGLLHEETESFYKNTKLSVKLCELRNVIQVAYLVVKSATLRNESRGLHYTTDHPNHADLLKDTVL
- the nadA gene encoding quinolinate synthase NadA, producing the protein MNTSFEQDLSAKGFIDVAVDPTIDLVAEINRLKKEKNAVILAHYYQDSEIQDLADYIGDSLGLSQQAAKTDADVIVFAGVHFMAETAKILSPSKKVLLPDLKAGCSLSDSCPPHLFAKFKEKYPDHLVITYVNCTAELKALSDIVCTSSNAVQIVESLPADQKIIFGPDRNLGAYVKKKTGRDLVLWNGACMVHEIFSQERIDALRQEYPHAKFIAHPECEDHILAQADYIGSTSGMLKYTIEDPTDTYIVATESGILHQMQKSSPSKTFIPAPPNNMCACNDCPHMKLNTLEKLYNCLYYEQPEIILPEDIIARAQKPIERMLEISAKLGL
- the thiL gene encoding thiamine-phosphate kinase, with translation MFDNKEKTNLSELGEFGLIKHLTSHIELKNESSVKGIGDDAAVLDFKEYKTLISTDLLLENVHFDLRYVPLKHLGYKAVQVNLSDIYAMNGIASQVTISIGMSSKFPLEAIEELYQGALIACEKFNVDLIGGDTSTSSQGLVISVTSIGYAKEAEIAYRSGAKEGDLICVSGDLGAAYVGLQLLEREKQIFLENPNIQPDLEGKDYIVERQLKPEARRDVIELFRFLNVKPNAMMDISDGLASDLFHICDASKLGCKLFEEKIPIDPMTYETAREFGLDPTVCALSGGEDYELLFTVPQSEYDKVKNQLDISIIGYMTAESEGKQLISKSGNVHELKAQGWNAFS
- a CDS encoding LuxR C-terminal-related transcriptional regulator, encoding MSWKELVKSAESLLEELSKQDSRLFNDNIALKLDSYYFILDCVNTKIVSFSEDFNRVLGYDTNLFTMEDFFGIIHPEDLPTFISHEKLALKFCLNTPLAKQTRFKIVHDYRVRKKSGSYIRVMQQTVAYELNDACVLKTLIQHIDISTIKTTLESELHFIDIEGLESVYNVQEENVLSSPQKFQLTKRELEILALLDQAYNSEQIAEKLFISIHTVRTHRKNLLHKTSCDNTIDLLKKVKNMKLI
- a CDS encoding acyl-CoA carboxylase subunit beta, translating into MQALIHELRRKKENLLLGGGLDKIQKQREKGKMSAWERIIYLLDENSSYTEIGIFAGEGQYKEHGGCPNAGVVVVLGYVKGRLCIVVSNDATVKAGAWFPITCKKNLRAQEIAMENNLPIIYLVDSAGVYLPLQDEIFPDKEHFGRIFRNNAKISAMGIPQIAAIMGSCVAGGAYLPIMSDYALIVEGTGSVFLAGSYLVKSSIGESIDNETLGGASTHSEISGVTDNKYPNDESCLDAIKNIVDKFGASPKALFSRIEPVAPEYSINQLYDYFPEDRLKPYNMLEVLKSIVDKGSLEEYKKDYGKTLICALARVDGWAVGIVANQREVVKAKKPGNSTEMQMGGVIYSDSADKAARFIMNCNQQKIPLVFFQDISGFMVGSRAEHGGIIKDGAKMVNAMANSVVPKFTFILGNSYGAGNYAMCGKAYDPRLIYAWPTAKIAVMSGASAGKTLLQIQEATLKSKNITLSEEDKNKLLNDIEQKYNEQLSPYYAASRLWVDGVIDPAETRKIISMGIEAATHNPNIQDYKLGVIQT